One genomic region from Phocoena sinus isolate mPhoSin1 chromosome 3, mPhoSin1.pri, whole genome shotgun sequence encodes:
- the LOC116751289 gene encoding transcription initiation factor TFIID subunit 7-like yields MSKSKDDAPHELESQFILRLPLEYASTVRRAVQSGHIHLKDRLTIEFHPDGRHGIVSVDQVPLASKLVDLPCVMESLKTIDKKTFYKTADVSQMLVATVDGDLYPPVEEPVATADPKASKKKDKDKEKKFVWNHGITLPLKNVRKRRFRKTAKKKYIESPDVEKEVKRLLSTDAEAVSTRWEIIAEDETKEAENQGLDISSPGMSGHRQGHDSLEHDELREIFNDLSSSSEDEDETQHQDEEDINIIDTEEDLERQLQDKLNESAEHHQENEGTNQLVMGIQKQIDNMKGKLQETQDRAKRQEDLILKVENLALKNRFQAVLDELKQKEDREKEQLSSLQEELESLLEK; encoded by the coding sequence ATGAGTAAGAGCAAAGATGATGCTCCTCACGAACTAGAGAGCCAGTTTATCTTACGCCTACCTCTGGAGTATGCCTCTACCGTGAGGCGGGCGGTACAGTCTGGTCATATCCACCTGAAGGACAGACTGACAATTGAGTTCCACCCTGATGGGCGCCATGGAATTGTCAGCGTGGACCAGGTCCCATTGGCGTCAAAATTGGTAGATCTGCCGTGTGTTATggaaagtttgaaaaccattgatAAGAAAACCTTTTACAAGACAGCTGATGTCTCTCAGATGCTTGTCGCTACAGTTGACGGTGATCTCTATCCTCCCGTTGAGGAACCAGTTGCCACTGCTGATCccaaagcaagcaagaaaaaggataaggacaaagagaaaaagttTGTATGGAACCATGGAATTACTCTGCCTCtaaaaaatgtcagaaagagaaggttCCGTAAGACAGCAAAGAAGAAGTATATTGAGTCTCCAGAtgtggaaaaagaagtaaagcggTTGCTGAGCACAGATGCTGAAGCTGTCAGTACCCGTTGGGAAATAATTGCTGAAGATGaaacaaaagaagcagaaaatcaaGGCCTTGATATCTCTTCCCCAGGAATGTCTGGCCACAGGCAGGGCCATGACTCATTAGAACATGATGAGCTTCGGGAGATATTCAATGACCTTAGCAGCAGCAGTGAAGATGAAGATGAGACACAGCATCAAGACGAAGAAGACATAAACATCATCGACACTGAGGAAGATCTGGAAAGGCAGCTACAGGACAAGCTAAATGAGTCAGCTGAACACCACCAAGAAAACGAGGGAACTAATCAGCTGGTTATGGGAATTCAGAAACAGATCGATAACATGAAAGGCAAGCTCCAAGAGACCCAGGACAGGGCAAAGCGACAGGAGGATCTCATCCTGAAAGTGGAAAACCTGGCTCTCAAGAACAGATTTCAGGCTGTGCTGGATGAACTGAAACAAAAGGAAGACCGAGAAAAGGAGCAGCTCAGCTCTTTGCAAGAAGAGCTAGAATCACTCCTAGAGAAGTGA